Proteins from one Telopea speciosissima isolate NSW1024214 ecotype Mountain lineage chromosome 1, Tspe_v1, whole genome shotgun sequence genomic window:
- the LOC122653642 gene encoding protein DYAD-like gives MEIESAFKYLESFILLFLNLNANVVLLQVSALSFFVFLDSDLLDNGCYRRNGHRSQLLRHVRATDCNLACNEPEISEQIEPEVGYFYEIDHTKLPPRSPIQLKSIRIVMVTEKTEFNVSVKFPSNLSLRTYFNKDSSSGSPQDLAGKVQPALDEQFVMGSGLASKIFTRQVPSSEILKQKHLQSFWSVPPKVTESPSCVAKERLLDDTVVKGTCWSALKSAGLVHWGVRRQVSFIGRHKEKTTQPIWALREEEEDEEEEEEEEEENEEEEEEAATEIITEETKETTRKRKRDTSSRFRKTKSTRKRVREKTSGCNTKRKKSLKASKNRWSTERYKLAEQKLHGIMKEKGAVLGQPMLRPALRQEARKHIGDTGLLDHLLKHMAGNVAPGGQERFRRRHNPEGAMEYWLESADLVNIRKEAGVSDSYWVPPPGWKPGDSPSQHCDCSRELNLLKEEIATLKRYPIMHIQLEQQLVEFSKSLNKMQEEIQKLSASSMQVETARSAVVVEEGEKKGGKDTDAAAEKKEDGNRAEAEGVAMQEEIQKLSATSMQVETARSAVVVEEGEKKGGKDTDAAAEKKKNGNRVEAEGVAKAEKKQKLRSGFRICKPQGTFLWPNNMVGSSNILSPASLAQAQVVVQVEDLLMVPTPPSVSSATSKPRLFTSVAPPLPVPTGVAPPPPTPTGVITA, from the exons ATGGAGATAGAATCAG CTTTCAAGTATCTCGAGAGCTTCATTCTCCTGTTTTTGAATCTGAACGCAAATGTAGTACTCCTTCAGGTTTCTGctctttccttctttgttttCCTCGATAGCGATCTCTTG GACAATGGCTGCTACAGAAGGAATGGCCATCGTTCGCAATTGCTTAGACATGTACGGGCAACGGATTGTAACCTCGCATGCAACG AGCCAGAAATTTCAGAGCAAATCGAACCAGAAGTGGGTTATTTCTACGAAATTGATCACACGAAGCTACCACCAAGATCCCCTATTCAACTGAAATCAATTCGTATAGTCATG GTAACTGAAAAGACTGAGTTCAATGTATCAGTGAAGTTTCCGAGTAACCTCTCTCTTCGAACGTACTTCAATAAAGACTCATCGAGCGGAAGCCCCCAGGATCTCGCCGGGAAAGTGCAACCAGCTCTAGACGAGCAGTTCGTTATGGGATCAGGACTAGCGAGCAAAATTTTCACGAGACAAGTTCCATCTTCTGAGATATTGAAACAGAAGCACTTACAGAGCTTCTGGTCGGTACCTCCAAAAGTGACTGAAAGCCCAAGTTGTGTTGCCAAAGAGAGATTACTGGATGACACTGTGGTGAAGGGCACATGTTGGTCGGCTCTAAAATCTGCAGGACTAGTGCACTGGGGAGTGCGCAGGCAAGTGTCGTTCATTGGACGGCACAAAGAGAAAACGACACAACCAATTTGGGctttgagagaagaagaggaggatgaggaggaagaagaagaagaggaagaggagaatgaggaagaagaagaggaagcagcAACAGAAATAATAACTGAAGAGACGAAAGAGACAACTAGGAAGAGGAAGCGTGACACTTCGAGCAGGTTTCGAAAGACAAAATCAACACGAAAACGTGTGAGAGAGAAAACAAGCGGTTGCAACACTAAACGAAAGAAGTCCCTGAAGGCGTCCAAGAACAGGTGGTCCACGGAGAG GTATAAGCTGGCGGAGCAGAAATTGCATGGGATAATGAAAGAGAAAGGGGCAGTGTTAGGGCAACCGATGCTTCGGCCAGCATTGAGGCAGGAGGCTCGGAAGCATATCGGTGATACAGGGTTGCTAGACCACCTACTGAAGCACATGGCTGGGAACGTTGCGCCAGGAGGCCAGGAACGGTTCCGTCGAAGGCATAACCCGGAGGGTGCAATGGAATACTGGCTGGAGAGCGCGGATCTGGTCAACATTCGGAAGGAAGCAGGAGTGAGCGATTCTTACTGGGTTCCACCACCTGGATGGAAGCCTGGCGACAGCCCATCTCAACACTGCGATTGTTCTAGGGAGCTCAACCTTCTCAAGGAAGAAATCGCCACTCTCAAGAGGTATCCGATAATGCATATTCAACTCGAGCAACAGCTCGTTGAATTTTCCAAATCTTTGAACAAAATGCAG GAGGAGATTCAGAAGCTATCCGCATCTTCAATGCAAGTGGAGACTGCAAGATCAGCGGTAGTcgttgaagaaggagaaaagaaaggaggaaaagaTACAGATGCAGCGGCtgagaaaaaagaagatggaAATAGGGCAGAAGCGGAAGGTGTGGCAATGCAGGAGGAGATTCAGAAGCTATCCGCAACTTCAATGCAAGTGGAGACTGCAAGATCAGCGGTAGTcgttgaagaaggagaaaagaaaggaggtaAAGATACTGATGCAGCggctgagaaaaaaaaaaatggaaataggGTAGAAGCGGAAGGTGTGGCAAAagcagaaaagaaacaaaagttgCGGAGTGGGTTCAGGATTTGCAAGCCGCAAGGAACGTTCCTTTGGCCCAACAACATGGTGGGCAGCAGCAACATTTTGTCCCCTGCCTCACTTGCACAGGCCCAGGTGGTGGTACAGGTCGAGGATCTTCTCATGGTCCCCACCCCTCCCTCTGTCTCTTCTGCCACGTCCAAACCCAGGCTTTTCACCAGCGTCGCTCCTCCTCTCCCTGTTCCTACCGGCGTCGCTCCTCCTCCCCCTACTCCTACCGGCGTGA TTACCGCTTGA